ATATTGCCGCGGAGCAAGGAGGATGCGGTCCCTGTCCTCGGGCTGCTCCTGGCCTGGTGGGAGGATCGACTGCCCATCCAGAAACTGTGCTAGGGGCTGGGAAAGGGCAAAGCAGCATGCAGGGTTTGGGGGGCTGGAGATGGGACGCCCACCAGCCTGGCTGGGAGTGGGAGGGCCGGGCAAGGGAAGGAGGGTTCTTGAGTGCAAAGGGGCtagacagagaggggagaggcatTCCAGGGGGTGGGCCCTGCGTGGGCAAAGGCCCGGAGGCTCATCGAGGGTCCCACGTGTAGCCCAGTCAAGTAGGTAGGTGAAGGAGGAGAGGTCAGGAAGAGCCTTCAGTTCTTCGCTTGGGAATCTGGACTTTCCCAGGGGCTGGGAACCGTGGAAGGAGTTCATGCACAGAAGGGGGGAGGCAACAGGACAGGCTTGAACTGGCAAAGGCAAGGCAGGCAGCCCAGGAAACAGCAGATGCCTCTCCAGTAAGAGGTGGGACAGGTCGAGGACAGCGCCCTCCTTTGGACCCCGATTCAACCAAAGTGGCCATAAAAGGCTTTTGGGGGGACCGCTGGGAAGAGTGGGCACAGGCTGGGTGCTTGGGTGTTAAAGTGTCTTGTCACAGGTTTTGGTGCGAGTGTTGATATTACGGATCTCGGTTAAAAACACGCCCTGAAGGAGTTAGAAGGGAAACGGCGTGATGTCTGGGTTGACTTTTAAAAACTTCTGAAGTGCGGGTTCTGGGAAGCAGCCACGTGACAAACCCCATCAACGTATTTAGCGCAGGTTAAAACCACAACCAGATGCCAGCTTCGCTGCAGCCTTATTCTAAGATCCACAACCAGGAAACAACTCCAGCGTCCTTCAGGGGCCGAGCGGTGCCCCCATGACCCCGCAGTGCCCCAAAGGCACGGCTGCTGAGATGCTCGAGAATCTGACCCTTCTCGCGGCACTCAGGAAACGGGGACACGTGGGAATGGGGACCGGACACGGTTGCCTCGAGCCTGGGCGGGGAGCTCTGCAACGGGCAGGGAAGGGGGGGCTCCCTGAGTGGCTTCAAGGCGGTGTGGAGAGGAAATCCAGCAGACAGACCCCTGACTCCTGCTTGAAGAGCCGCGATGCGTCCACGGGCCCGGGAGTCTGTGCCCTCCCACGCCGCCCCCAGGGGAGCGGAGACCAGCAAGGCAACCTACCTCGGACATGTTTATGCTCCAAATGTTATTCCGGATCCTCGGGGCGGCCAGTTCCCTCAGGCGAGTGGAAGCGTGGTGCTCCAGGGAAGAGCGGGGAACGGGCCAGATGGGGGTGATCCTAGGGGACAGCCACAGGTGACATGGCCGCTCAGCCAGGGTGTGGCTGTCCCCGGCCTGTGTCGTGTCCTCTCAGCCCGTCTCGGCGTCCAGGGATGAGAGACACCTGGGACGGTGGAGTGTTTTGAAAACACCTCCAGGAAGGGTTCAGGTAAGAGTCCCTAAAAGAAAGCCCCTCGAGGACAGAGCTACCCTCTCCCAAGGTCGTCCCAGCTCAGGGTGCAAATGCTATCTTCCTGTTCGGTGCTTCCCTGTCCTCTGTGGTGAccctggctcccagggcctctcGTCCACGCCCCTTTGGGACTGGGGTCAGGATTGGACGTAAGGGATAAGAGGGTGCGTGCCCGCGTCTCCTGCAAGCAGATGCcgtgtctccctctgcccacggACGAAAGCCGCGTCTCATTGATCTGAGGCAGATGATTCCTActttcacaactctgagatggGAACGCAGCTTGTGAATGCTGTCGGCCGAACGTCAGAGGTCCCGTGGCCGTCCTCGCCTGCGTGCACTCTGGGGTGCGTGTTGGCACTGAGACGGCCTCAGCTGAATCCGATGCATCCTTGGACCTACGGACGTCAGTCTGACGGCCGCCCCCGGACCTACGGACGTCAGTCTGACAGCAGTTCCCGGACCTACGGATATCAGTCTGAATGCAGTCCCTGGACCTATGGACGTCACTTTGACAGCAGCTCCCGGAACTACGGACATCAGTCTGACGGCAGCTCCCGGATTTACAGATGTCAGTCTGAATGCAGTCCCCGGACCTGCGGACGTCAGTCTGACGGCAGCTCCTGGACCTGCGGATGTCAGTCTGACGGCAGCTCCCGGACCTACGGACGCAGTCTCACTGCAGTTTAAGTCATGTCCAGCTTGCACAGTGAttcaagaatgaaaggaaaagttcCCATCCCAAAGACAGCAAGGAAAACAGTGTGAGGGAACTTCTCAGCGTCTGAGTCAAAACATGATTCGAAACGTTCAGACCCAGTTTAGCTAACGTGTCTCAGTTATTATTTTCCCTTTGGTGTGCATAAAAATAGGTAATTAAAATTTGTGTCTACATAACTCTATAGATCGCTTTTTACAAGCAGGAAAGTTCAAAGTGATAAGACGGTATTGTGTTAAAGTTGTACATAAAATAAGGTCTTAGGATTGCTAGCTTTTGGGGCCAACGAAATCCAGAATGGCGGTCAGTCgcattcactgagcacctgcGAGGTCCGGCGCTGTGCTAAGTTCCTTTGAGTGTACCGTCCACGTCCACGCACCCCACAGGGGAGCTGGCGCTCACAGGGCCGAGGGCCTGCCCACAGGCATCCGGTCGGGGGTAGCCCGGCCAAGCTGGAGGTCAGTGCAGATGCGCTGGACTCTCCCAGGCCACCCTCTGTCAAGGGACGGCAGGGGGAGGTTTTCCGCCAGCTCTGCCTTCAGAGTGCCTGCCCAGGGCTCCTTCCTTTACCTGTTGTTGTTGTAATACTCCGAGTAGAACCTTTTAGGTCGAGCCAGTTCCTCCACTCGGCGGGACACCTCTACGCGAAACAGGAAACAGCCCCGGCTGAAAAACCTGTCCACCAAAGGGGTGTCCTTCTGCCTTAATTCAGGGTTCCACTAACTAGAGTGAGAGCCCCAGTGTGAGGCACGGAGGGCCTAGAGCATCGAGCACCTGTTACCTTACAGAGGACTGACCTTCGCTATCCCACTCTGGGGACAATGGTCTCAGGGGCCTGAAGCCCCTTATCGGGGCACACGGGGCAGGAGCAGCCGGCTGGACTGGGATCTCCGGCCTGTCGGTCCCTCAAGAGAGCTCAGTGTGGCTCCAAGAACCCACGGGTTGGGAAAGCGGATTTCGGCCTGCAGTTAGTACACACCTAGGGTTTACAGGGGCTTAGAGTCCACTCTGAGGAAGGTCTAAAACCCCCACAAGAAAACCTGCCCTATTACTTCTCTCCAGTAAGAGATttcttgaaatgttttatttgaagGAATCCACTGCTCTCAAAAAGTGTAGAAACCGTTGCAGAAGGGAAGGCAAAGggtcatttaataaataataaaatactaaccCCATCTTGGCTGTAGTGCAATTGGGATTTCCCCAGGAGAGTGTGTCCCACAACCCTCACCCCAGGACAAGCATCTGGCATTTCTGGTTCCTCAAGAGACAGAGGCCAGAGACAAGATATCTGGGAGATGGGGTTGGAGCCGCAGCAATAGGGAATCCTGGTGAGGTTAGGCCCAGCTTAATCTCCTCGGTTGGATCTGGGGCACAGATCGGAGCGGAACGGGGGTCACCCAGCACCAGAGCTGGGACAAGGGCCACCTCCGGCCCACCCCTGAGCTAGGTGACCCCTCgatggagcagggggagggggtgggcgcCACCTACCCGGCACCGTGATGGTGAGGGTGGTGTCTTCAAGGAACCGCTCTGTCCAGTACACAGAAGGCCTGGAACACACCAAGGAGAGGCTCAGGGTCAAGGAAGCTGGGGCACAGGCCTGTGCCCTGCTCTGAAACAGCTCAGGGCACCTTACAAGCAGACATACTCGGGAGGGAGACAGTGAGGCAGGGCACGGCAGcgtggaaggaggaaggagggacacGTTGAGAGAACGCAGAGAGGGGTGGGTCAGAGAGGCATGTGGGGAAACGGAGACGATTTTGAGCAGGGCTGAGGCtcagagcagggggagctggggaaAGGCACAGCTAAGAGTAGGACGCAGGGTCCCGTCACGGGAGCAGACCCACTTCTCAGCTGGCTGGGCCGATGGCCGGCACCAGGGTGGAGCTGGGAATGCGTCTCAAGGCGAGGACGTTCCCTGTCCGAGGGCCCTTTCTCCCAGTCCTTGGCCCTGGTGAGGAGGAGAGATCCCCTGGGGCGTGCCCCCACCGTGGCGGGAGACAGAGGGGCCCCCGGGACTTACCAGTACACACAGAACTGCAAGTTCCTCTTGCACGGGGACACCCAGGCATAGCCCTTACAGCAGCACCCCGTCCTGCGGTGAGACAGGCCCGCGCCCCTGACTTTGCTCCGCGGCCCCGTTGGCTCGAAGGCCTTGCTGTCTTTCACCAGCACCCGGAAGCCACCCCGGGCCTCTGGAACCCTGACTTCTCGCCTCCCTCTGTAGCGGTCCCCAGCTCATAGTGTGGGTGACAGATGGGACAAGGGAGCcgagcggtgggggtgggggactcgGACAGACCCCCAGCGGCCACCCTCCTCCCCGTGGGCCCCCCCACCAGCCTCCAGCGACGCCACCCACGGGCCTCACCTGTCTTTCAAGACTTGCCAGTTGGTCTTGGGCTTGGCCAGCTCCGAgagcctcctcctcttcctccctctgacGGAGGAGACGCTGGGGAACCTCTGGGAGATGGACAGCCGGCTTTGGGAGAGGCGGGTGGTGAGTGGGTCAGGGCCCTGCCCAGCGAGAAGGGGTCTCTCGGGGGCGCCGTCGGGCATGGCGGACCCGAGTGGAAGTCCCAGCTCCAAACCAGATGGTCACCACCGTGTGGCCTCTGCAAAGACGGGGAGACCTGCTCCGCGCAGACAGCTACAGCAGACTCGACCTCACGGGCAGGTGTTAAGTACCGACTGTGTGCCAGAGCCCGGGGTCAGGACACCTGCCGGCTCCCTCGCAGGCCCCTCTCGCTGGCCAGTGCTCTTTCCCCCACAGCGGACGGTGCTGGCCACCCCCGCCACACTGATCATGCgcgttcgtgtgtgtgtgtgtgtgcaaggcACAGGCTCTgtgagtggggcgggggggaggggccgagggggaAAGGCTCTTCCACGGAAACTGACCAAGTGAACCCCGAGGGCGGACCCAGTGTGGGGTGGCGGGACAGACGCGGTTCCAGCGGAGGAACCCGGGTCAGGGCCCGCGGGGGAGTGAGAGCACCTGCTTCCCCAGGACTCCTCGGTCACCCCCAGGCCCATCGATCATCACCGGTTCCCTCCAGGCCGGGGGCCTGTCGGCCAGGCTGCCTCAGACACGTGGGGGAATCGGAGGGACTTGGGACGGTTTTGGCTTTGAGTTGGAAGtctctccccatttctcctgAGGGAGAGGACTGAGGGCCTCCGTCCTGGCATCTGAACCCCGCCTGCCCGGCTCCCCAGATCGGTGCTCTTGGAAGGTTTCCAGTCCTGACCCCCATGCTCCAGACGGAGCTGGATTTGCCCGCTTCTGCCTTAGAGGCCAGCGAGGGGCTGCCCTCTCCTCCTGCACAGCTCACCCTCGGGGCACCCAGTCCCTCACAAGGACACACGGGGCCACACGCGCCCCCGGGGCCATGCTGGGAGGGCTGCTCTCCCCTGCTGCGCCCGCCCCAGCTGGGCACACCCACCTCATCTCAGAGACACCCTCGTCCACGTCCTTCTCCGGACCCCCGTCCAGCCGCGTGAGGGCCGCATCCGGCCTCTGGGGGCTAGGGACTTCTCCCCCAGTCACCTCCTCAGGGAGAGCGTCCTCGTCCTGGCCTTCAAATCTCAGCTTCCCTGCGTCTGTGGCCCGTCGGCTCCCGGACACCGTGTCCTGGGTGCCCGTGCCCAGGACACCATTGTCCTGTCCCCTGTGTGGGCTGCCTTCAGCCTCCGAGCTGTGGTGGTGGAGAAGTGAACTTCGCCTCTGGTCCCCCATGGGCCCTCTGCGGCCCTACAGCCTCGCTCCCCAAACACCCAAGTGTGTCGGTGGTCACCCGGCGACAGGAGAATGGCCCCTGCGCTCCGGCCGCCCACATTCCACTGCCAGTGTGGCCGCACGGGCCATCACTCGGACAACACGCAGGACCTCGCGGGGGCCGCTCACCCGCCAGAACCGAGccccttgctctgtctcttcctggCTAATCCAGGACCAGCACCCCATGCCATCCCACACTGGTCCTCAGTAAGACCCGGTTGGTGCCCAGGTCGGGGAGCCGGTGCTGGCAACTGGACCTCCCAGCACTGGGTTAGGGGTGAGACCTGAGACCTGAGGGGAAGCTGCAGGGGGCTTCCAGCAATGGCTTCCTCGCCCCCAAAGGACCCACGAGGAAGAGCGCACACCTCTTCTTCCTGGCTGTTCTGGGGACTGTCTGTAACGTCTAGAGCACAGGCGGCCTCCCTCTGACCATGAGACCACCTGGGAGCCTGAGGACAGTGAGCTGCAGGGTTTGGTGGTGTGGCTGAGCCCCCGAACTTGGCAGCCGGGGAGCCTGCCTCATGTCTGGGCACAGTCGCTGGACAGTGGATTCTCTTAGCTCCGAGCTGTGGCTGGGCTTCCTGGGCCTCCCAGCCAAAAGCACCCAAACAGACGCACAGCCTTCCGGCTCCAACCTTTCGAGAAACAACCTCACCGACGGCTGGTGTTCGGTCAGGCTTTCTTACCTCGTCAGAGCAAGGCAGTCGTTACCATAATGAAGTGTTCTCATGGACCCCAACACACAGCTCAGGCTCCAGCTTTGGAAAAGTCCCCGCAGGCCATCAGAACGGCTGCCTCGTGGCCGCTGCCAGGCCACAGTCCTGCCTATCGTGACTTTCCCTTTCTCAGTTTGGCTGTTTCCTGCTCATTGTTTAAGACCCACCctggcccagctctgccccccAGGTCCTGCTCTGCTGGTGATTGCCAGGGCCCGAGGGAACCCTCCCCAGGCAAAGTCCTTTCCAGTTCTCCGTCCTGCCTCCCTAATGCTTTGCTTCTCTGTCGCCACTgtcaggaaagggagagaaggacgGAGTCTCCTGGACGAGCCCAGAAGAAAAGCTTTGGAGGGCATCCGGTTCAATCTGGGAGACCCTTGCCGAATCTCCTTCAGTGGCCTGAGTGCCCCACACCCGCCCCTTGCACTTGGCGATTTACTTTCCCTCTTAGTTAAATCCGACCAAGATCCACAGGCCCCTTTCGCAAAAACACGGAGCCCATCCTGCTGAAGCCAAGGCACCTGCCATCGTTGCTGAGTCCTACAGGCGCTCTCTGTCCAACACGAGTCCCTCTGAGGGAGGCGGCTGTGGGCTGGGTGAACTAGGCGAAGGGGATTCAAGGTACAAACGCCCAGTGATAAGGAAGCCACAGAGACGGAAAGTGCAGCGTGGGGAACATGACGATATCGCCCGCCACTGTCCTGGTGATGTGCGGATCGTGGGATCGCTGTGCTGTACACAACACGGAGTGTCGACGACGCTGaagtaagaaaaattatttttcggGTGCACTTCCTGCTGGAGACAGTGCATCAAGCCTGCTTGGCATGAGGTCAAGCCTGAATCTGCCACGTctggcacccaggagccccacggAGGCCAGGCGTTGCCCTGAGCTCCTGGAGGAGCGGGGACTCCAGAGCCAGGCCTTACACGGAGGGGCCAGAGCTCCACGTGCCGGGAAGGGAGACCTGGAAGGTCCATTTCCGCAAGTTTGCAGGTGACGAGCTGGAACCAGGGGCGTCACCATCCGGAATGGGAAACAGAGGGGACCAGAGCTGGCCGCGTGTGTGCGGAGCCCGGTGGGGAAGACAGCaggtggtggggatgggagggacaGGACCCAGGATACgcacagagcaggaagcagacGGGATCATTCTTA
The sequence above is a segment of the Meles meles chromosome 20, mMelMel3.1 paternal haplotype, whole genome shotgun sequence genome. Coding sequences within it:
- the THEG gene encoding testicular haploid expressed gene protein isoform X4 gives rise to the protein MGDQRRSSLLHHHSSEAEGSPHRGQDNGVLGTGTQDTVSGSRRATDAGKLRFEGQDEDALPEEVTGGEVPSPQRPDAALTRLDGGPEKDVDEGVSEMSRLSISQRFPSVSSVRGRKRRRLSELAKPKTNWQVLKDRTGCCCKGYAWVSPCKRNLQFCVYWPSVYWTERFLEDTTLTITVPEVSRRVEELARPKRFYSEYYNNNRITPIWPVPRSSLEHHASTRLRELAAPRIRNNIWSINMSEVSQVSRAAQMAVPSPRVLRLAEPRSPATLLEEWDPMPKPKLHVSDYNRLLHLAMPKAQSNQCVPDRDPRWEVLDVTKKAVASPRIVSLAKPKVRKDLNEGYDPYYVSPASLVARASRRLYELATPKSVTKKV
- the THEG gene encoding testicular haploid expressed gene protein isoform X7: MRTLHYGNDCLALTSSEAEGSPHRGQDNGVLGTGTQDTVSGSRRATDAGKLRFEGQDEDALPEEVTGGEVPSPQRPDAALTRLDGGPEKDVDEGVSEMSRLSISQRFPSVSSVRGRKRRRLSELAKPKTNWQVLKDRTGCCCKGYAWVSPCKRNLQFCVYWPSVYWTERFLEDTTLTITVPEVSRRVEELARPKRFYSEYYNNNRITPIWPVPRSSLEHHASTRLRELAAPRIRNNIWSINMSESSPPRLEATVSGPHSHVSPFPECREKGVPGLQGSPDGRPQPEGPTAGRAQVPRHPVGRVGPHAQTQAARVRLQSPPSLGHAQGPVQPVCS
- the THEG gene encoding testicular haploid expressed gene protein isoform X10; translation: MGDQRRSSLLHHHSSEAEGSPHRGQDNGVLGTGTQDTVSGSRRATDAGKLRFEGQDEDALPEEVTGGEVPSPQRPDAALTRLDGGPEKDVDEGVSEMSRLSISQRFPSVSSVRGRKRRRLSELAKPKTNWQVLKDRPSVYWTERFLEDTTLTITVPEVSRRVEELARPKRFYSEYYNNNRITPIWPVPRSSLEHHASTRLRELAAPRIRNNIWSINMSEVSQVSRAAQMAVPSPRVLRLAEPRSPATLLEEWDPMPKPKLHVSDYNRLLHLAMPKAQSNQCVPDRDPRWEVLDVTKKAVASPRIVSLAKPKVRKDLNEGYDRHPVACMSSPPPRASPRKCERPRPGL
- the THEG gene encoding testicular haploid expressed gene protein isoform X5 → MRTLHYGNDCLALTSSEAEGSPHRGQDNGVLGTGTQDTVSGSRRATDAGKLRFEGQDEDALPEEVTGGEVPSPQRPDAALTRLDGGPEKDVDEGVSEMSRLSISQRFPSVSSVRGRKRRRLSELAKPKTNWQVLKDRPSVYWTERFLEDTTLTITVPEVSRRVEELARPKRFYSEYYNNNRITPIWPVPRSSLEHHASTRLRELAAPRIRNNIWSINMSEVSQVSRAAQMAVPSPRVLRLAEPRSPATLLEEWDPMPKPKLHVSDYNRLLHLAMPKAQSNQCVPDRDPRWEVLDVTKKAVASPRIVSLAKPKVRKDLNEGYDPYYVSPASLVARASRRLYELATPKSVTKKV
- the THEG gene encoding testicular haploid expressed gene protein isoform X6, whose protein sequence is MGDQRRSSLLHHHSSEAEGSPHRGQDNGVLGTGTQDTVSGSRRATDAGKLRFEGQDEDALPEEVTGGEVPSPQRPDAALTRLDGGPEKDVDEGVSEMSRLSISQRFPSVSSVRGRKRRRLSELAKPKTNWQVLKDRPSVYWTERFLEDTTLTITVPEVSRRVEELARPKRFYSEYYNNNRITPIWPVPRSSLEHHASTRLRELAAPRIRNNIWSINMSEVSQVSRAAQMAVPSPRVLRLAEPRSPATLLEEWDPMPKPKLHVSDYNRLLHLAMPKAQSNQCVPDRDPRWEVLDVTKKAVASPRIVSLAKPKVRKDLNEGYDPYYVSPASLVARASRRLYELATPKSVTKKV
- the THEG gene encoding testicular haploid expressed gene protein isoform X8, which encodes MRTLHYGNDCLALTSSEAEGSPHRGQDNGVLGTGTQDTVSGSRRATDAGKLRFEGQDEDALPEEVTGGEVPSPQRPDAALTRLDGGPEKDVDEGVSEMSRLSISQRFPSVSSVRGRKRRRLSELAKPKTNWQVLKDRTGCCCKGYAWVSPCKRNLQFCVYWPSVYWTERFLEDTTLTITVPEVSRRVEELARPKRFYSEYYNNNRITPIWPVPRSSLEHHASTRLRELAAPRIRNNIWSINMSESSPPRLEATVSGPHSHVSPFPECREKGQILEHLSSRAFGALRGHGGTARPLKDAGVVSWLWILE
- the THEG gene encoding testicular haploid expressed gene protein isoform X9, which translates into the protein MGDQRRSSLLHHHSSEAEGSPHRGQDNGVLGTGTQDTVSGSRRATDAGKLRFEGQDEDALPEEVTGGEVPSPQRPDAALTRLDGGPEKDVDEGVSEMSRLSISQRFPSVSSVRGRKRRRLSELAKPKTNWQVLKDRTGCCCKGYAWVSPCKRNLQFCVYWPSVYWTERFLEDTTLTITVPEVSRRVEELARPKRFYSEYYNNNRITPIWPVPRSSLEHHASTRLRELAAPRIRNNIWSINMSEVSQVSRAAQMAVPSPRVLRLAEPRSPATLLEEWDPMPKPKLHVSDYNRLLHLAMPKAQSNQCVPDRDPRWEVLDVTKKAVASPRIVSLAKPKVRKDLNEGYDRHPVACMSSPPPRASPRKCERPRPGL
- the THEG gene encoding testicular haploid expressed gene protein isoform X2 translates to MRTLHYGNDCLALTSSEAEGSPHRGQDNGVLGTGTQDTVSGSRRATDAGKLRFEGQDEDALPEEVTGGEVPSPQRPDAALTRLDGGPEKDVDEGVSEMSRLSISQRFPSVSSVRGRKRRRLSELAKPKTNWQVLKDRPSVYWTERFLEDTTLTITVPEVSRRVEELARPKRFYSEYYNNNRITPIWPVPRSSLEHHASTRLRELAAPRIRNNIWSINMSESSPPRLEATVSGPHSHVSPFPECREKGVPGLQGSPDGRPQPEGPTAGRAQVPRHPVGRVGPHAQTQAARVRLQSPPSLGHAAWEEARGTRVRLRQAVLSRSHHTSDTHACVPPCPRRTRTWTRVDRARQGAVRRPLSCSRLAPLWPWPPPSGETVQCPRPSPTSVFLTEIHAGRCWTSPRRQWPVPGSSPWPSPKCARTSTRATTPITFPRRPWWLGHPVACMSSPPPRASPRKCERPRPGL
- the THEG gene encoding testicular haploid expressed gene protein isoform X1, which translates into the protein MRTLHYGNDCLALTSSEAEGSPHRGQDNGVLGTGTQDTVSGSRRATDAGKLRFEGQDEDALPEEVTGGEVPSPQRPDAALTRLDGGPEKDVDEGVSEMSRLSISQRFPSVSSVRGRKRRRLSELAKPKTNWQVLKDRTGCCCKGYAWVSPCKRNLQFCVYWPSVYWTERFLEDTTLTITVPEVSRRVEELARPKRFYSEYYNNNRITPIWPVPRSSLEHHASTRLRELAAPRIRNNIWSINMSESSPPRLEATVSGPHSHVSPFPECREKGVPGLQGSPDGRPQPEGPTAGRAQVPRHPVGRVGPHAQTQAARVRLQSPPSLGHAAWEEARGTRVRLRQAVLSRSHHTSDTHACVPPCPRRTRTWTRVDRARQGAVRRPLSCSRLAPLWPWPPPSGETVQCPRPSPTSVFLTEIHAGRCWTSPRRQWPVPGSSPWPSPKCARTSTRATTPITFPRRPWWLGHPVACMSSPPPRASPRKCERPRPGL
- the THEG gene encoding testicular haploid expressed gene protein isoform X3, which encodes MRTLHYGNDCLALTSSEAEGSPHRGQDNGVLGTGTQDTVSGSRRATDAGKLRFEGQDEDALPEEVTGGEVPSPQRPDAALTRLDGGPEKDVDEGVSEMSRLSISQRFPSVSSVRGRKRRRLSELAKPKTNWQVLKDRTGCCCKGYAWVSPCKRNLQFCVYWPSVYWTERFLEDTTLTITVPEVSRRVEELARPKRFYSEYYNNNRITPIWPVPRSSLEHHASTRLRELAAPRIRNNIWSINMSEVSQVSRAAQMAVPSPRVLRLAEPRSPATLLEEWDPMPKPKLHVSDYNRLLHLAMPKAQSNQCVPDRDPRWEVLDVTKKAVASPRIVSLAKPKVRKDLNEGYDPYYVSPASLVARASRRLYELATPKSVTKKV